A genomic window from Plasmodium malariae genome assembly, chromosome: 10 includes:
- the PmUG01_10032300 gene encoding conserved Plasmodium protein, unknown function produces the protein MEKLIYLNEYAKFFEFSNKGELLHEDKLLKNNNTGRSKNDKYYSQMKRKNNDMLSLKLNEKNSSKKKLNFYKENNNKYKVSKIIHNKNEYVLVSTVPTSSKLHVTTSKGKNKLNHMSNEIMKSFRQNTNNKFTNNTYGKKMCICKKCYMNSIQEQIKERKKRTTVYTLEFNNLINYDHDHILYQDNKTEENKTKEYILIDINNNGYEYNTECNEGVTRNDSEQISRKRSLFPFLNFFFN, from the coding sequence atggaaaaattaatatatttaaatgaatacgCCAAATTTTTTGAGTTTTCTAACAAGGGTGAATTATTACATGAAGATAAGTTACTAAAGAATAATAACACAGGACGTTCGAAGAATGATAAGTACTATTCACAgatgaagagaaaaaataatgatatgtTATCATTGAAacttaatgaaaaaaatagttcaaaaaaaaaattaaatttttataaagagaATAACAACAAGTATAAAGttagtaaaataatacacaataaaaatgaatacgTGCTCGTAAGTACTGTCCCTACGTCATCCAAATTACATGTAACAACATCAAAGGGTAAGAATAAGTTAAATCACATGAGTAATGAGATAATGAAAAGTTTTAGACAAAATACGAATAATAAATTCACCAATAATacttatggaaaaaaaatgtgtatatgtaaaaaatgttatatgaATAGCATACAAGAgcaaataaaagaaagaaagaaaagaactACAGTTTATACTCTTGAATTCAATAacttaataaattatgaccatgatcatatattatatcagGATAACAAAACAgaagaaaacaaaacaaaggaatatatattgatCGATATTAACAACAATGGTTACGAATATAACACAGAGTGCAACGAAGGAGTGACGAGGAACGACTCAGAACAAATATCACGTAAAAGATCtttatttccctttttaaatttcttttttaactaG